The sequence AAGTACCGCCGCAAGCGGAATGTCTTGATACGGATTGTCAATGACTTTTAAAAGCGACAACATGACCGACACTTCCGTCGCAGAAAAGTAACCGCTCGATAACTCGGCGTATACAGGGACGTTTTGCTTACGAAATTCTTCTAACATCGCTGAAGCTGATGACATCGAACGGCATAAAATAACGATGTCGCGATACATTAAGCGCCGTTCTCCTTTTAAACGACGATCGTAAACGAAAAACGGCTCAGCAAGCAACTGCTTAATTTTTTTAGCGATCCAGCGAGCTTCAAGCTGAATGGCCGTCACGTCCTCTTGTTCTTCTTCATCGCTTTCTTCTTTTGCTTCATTTATCCATACGCATTCAACCGGTACTTGTTTGTCAGGATAATCCTGCGCACCAAAGCGAAGCGCAGCATCGTCATCATAACGCATATCGCCGACCGTTTCGGTCATCAGTTGTCGAAAAATAAAATTTGTGCCGTCCAATATTTCTTTTCGGCTGCGAAAGTTTTTCGCTAAATCGATGCGAAGTCCACCGTCGCCATCTTTCGTAAACCGATTATATTTTTGTAAAAAAAGCGACGGTTCCGCAAGACGAAAACCGTAAATCGATTGTTTTACGTCTCCCACCATAAACATGTTGCCCGTTGCTTCATCATCGTTCGATACGAGCCGTAAAATCGACTCTTGCACCATATTTGTATCTTGATATTCGTCAACGAGCACTTCCGCAAATTGTGCTCGATAATAAAGAGCCGCTTCCGACGGCTTTAGCTCATGCCCGAGAGACGGAGCGCGTAAAATGCGTAAACAGTAATGTTCTAAGTCAGAAAAATCGACGATGCCTTTTTCATCTTTTTTCGCTTGCAGCAAATCAGCAAACCGTTGCACCATTTGTACGATCGTTGCCACAATCGGCTTCATTTCACGCAAATGACGCACGTATGTCGCAGGTTGAAACGAAAACAATTCCTCTGTTAAGCTGCTTATTTCTTTTTTCACTTGATCGCGCAATTTTTTTACATCTTCCACAAGCTGTTCATCATATGCGCCGTCTTTCGGCTTTCTTTTTGCCGTTGTAAACGACACGTTTTTCATTGCTTCATGTAGCTTTTGCCACGACTCATGGCGCGCTTCTTTTAGCTTTGCAATGACTTGTTCGTCGCTTGCGAGCGTATCGTATAAATAAGCGGGACCGCCCGGCTCTTTCGTTTTTTGCAACGCCTGCGCTAAGCGATATTCTGCTGCTTCAAGCGCCAAATCAACCGCTTGAAAAAGGTAATGGGCATACGGTAAGTCATCGATGCGCGCACCTTCTTCCACGTCATACATATGAACGATTTGTTGCAACCATCCACTTGGGTTTGGATGCGAACGTGAAAACTCGTATAATCGCAAAATAAGCGTCTGTAAATCCACATCTGTGCGATCGCTGGTATAGCGATCAACAACAGCTAAAAATGCTTCGTCGTTTTCTGCGTAATATTGTTCAAATAACGCTTCTAACACTTCTTCTTTTAATAACGCCATCTCTCCCTCATCCGCGATGCGAAACACCGGGTCGATGCCAATGACGTAATAATATTTGCGAATGACATCTAAACAAAACGAGTGAATCGTGGAAATGGACGCCTTTTGCAAAAGGCTGAGTTGTCTCCGTAAATGAAGCGAATGTGGTTCTTTTTCAAGCGCTCGCTCTAACGCTTCCCCGATGCGTTGGCGCATTTCCGCCGCCGCTGCATTTGTAAACGTGACGACAAGCAATCGATCGACATCGATCGGCTGTGTCGTATGCAATATTTTTTGAATGATGCGTTCAACGAGCACCGCGGTTTTTCCTGATCCTGCTGCCGCGGCAACGAGCGTATGCTGGCCTGTGGCGTAAATCGCTTGCCATTGTTCATCCGTCCATTGACTTTCTCGTGGTTTTGGCGGAATCACACAATCACTCCTTTAACCATTCATCAATCTGTTTCGGTGTTAATACGCGATATTGTTCCGCATCAATCCCTTCGTCAAATTGGCATACATCGCGAAACTCACAATATTGACATGCGGTTTTATTTTTTTGTTTGTACGGTGCAATATGCGTCACACCTTCGATCATTTGTTCGCCAACATCAACAATAAAGCGACGTACATGTTGCCGTAACATCGTAAATTGTTGCTCTGTTAACACTTTTGAATGTTGCGCAAACGTTCCATTTTTATTTAAACGGACAGGAACGATAAGAGAGCTTGTCCCCGGCTCTACATGCTCATCCATTAAGCGAACCGTTTTTTCATCTGCTAATACATATCCGCCCATTTTAAACTGTTCTAAAAACTTTTTCTCTAACTCATGTTCATCGAGCCATTCATTCACTTTTATCGTCGGATTATGAATCGGGAAGTATAACACTCCAGCTGGAAACGCCGATGTACCAACGAGCTTTTCCGCATACTCAAGCACAATATCTAAATAGGCCAACATTTGCAACGCTAAACCGTAATACACTTCCGTTAAATCGAGCGTCTTTTGCCTTGATTTATAGTCAATAATGCGGAGAAGCACCCCTTGTTCGCTCGTTGCTTGGTCGACGCGATCAATGCGACCGACAAACTGCAATACGGTTCCGTCCGACAATGTAAATGTAAGCGGTGGGAGCGGTTCTCCATCACCAAACCCTAATTCTACACCAATCGGCACAAAGCCGCTTCGCTTGGCGTGCTCGCTTAATACGGTCGTCGCTTTCGTCATAATCGTCTGTAACTTTTTCTTCATATATCGGTAGCGGTGTGTGCTTAACAACACTTCTTGTTGAATGTACGGGGCAATTTGCTCCACCGCCTCGTACGACAACTGTTCACAT comes from Anoxybacillus flavithermus and encodes:
- the addA gene encoding helicase-exonuclease AddAB subunit AddA, which codes for MIPPKPRESQWTDEQWQAIYATGQHTLVAAAAGSGKTAVLVERIIQKILHTTQPIDVDRLLVVTFTNAAAAEMRQRIGEALERALEKEPHSLHLRRQLSLLQKASISTIHSFCLDVIRKYYYVIGIDPVFRIADEGEMALLKEEVLEALFEQYYAENDEAFLAVVDRYTSDRTDVDLQTLILRLYEFSRSHPNPSGWLQQIVHMYDVEEGARIDDLPYAHYLFQAVDLALEAAEYRLAQALQKTKEPGGPAYLYDTLASDEQVIAKLKEARHESWQKLHEAMKNVSFTTAKRKPKDGAYDEQLVEDVKKLRDQVKKEISSLTEELFSFQPATYVRHLREMKPIVATIVQMVQRFADLLQAKKDEKGIVDFSDLEHYCLRILRAPSLGHELKPSEAALYYRAQFAEVLVDEYQDTNMVQESILRLVSNDDEATGNMFMVGDVKQSIYGFRLAEPSLFLQKYNRFTKDGDGGLRIDLAKNFRSRKEILDGTNFIFRQLMTETVGDMRYDDDAALRFGAQDYPDKQVPVECVWINEAKEESDEEEQEDVTAIQLEARWIAKKIKQLLAEPFFVYDRRLKGERRLMYRDIVILCRSMSSASAMLEEFRKQNVPVYAELSSGYFSATEVSVMLSLLKVIDNPYQDIPLAAVLRSPIVGLDEEALARIRLAKKDGAFYEALRAFVEHPQDDEALGEKMKRWLTKLSEWRTAARQKPLADLIWQLYRETNFYDYVGGMPGGKQRQANLRALYDRAKQYEQTSFRGIFRFLRFIERLKEREDDFGAARSLTEQEDVVRMMTIHKSKGLEFPVVFLAGAAKSFNMQDLRSDYILDKDFGLGMRFVHPTWRASYPTVAQLAIKKKMKWQLLAEEMRILYVALTRAKEKLYIVCTAKDMEAKKKKWQEVAYIQTWELPAYVIEKAKSYADWIGYALARHPQGICSSSTVLHDPSLWDIHIVPAHALEQEDEQANEHRDIVEAIQQLQPVPMKSEYEQEVKRRLFWTYTYADATVLRAKQSVSELKRQRDIYGGHAEQPFRKELVDRPRFLQAKMMTPAERGTMMHLVMQHVDVTKEVTVDTVREQIARMVNGEWLTEEQATVIDVESIVAFFHTPIGKRMQRATRLEREVPFYLAHEMEGETVVVQGVIDCVFEDEHGLVLIDYKTDRVSWMSDPKEQLKRRYKGQLALYQEAIEAIWGKKVTETYVYAFDGALLVAMGGN